A portion of the Haemorhous mexicanus isolate bHaeMex1 chromosome 3, bHaeMex1.pri, whole genome shotgun sequence genome contains these proteins:
- the DLL1 gene encoding delta-like protein 1 codes for MGGRFLLTLAVLSVLLSRCQVGSSGVFELKLQEFVNKKGLLSNRNCCRGGGPGAGGLQQCDCKTFFRVCLKHYQASVSPEPPCTYGSAITPVLGANSFSVPDGAGGADPAFSNPIRFPFGFTWPGTFSLIIEALHTDSPDDLTTENPERLISRLATQRHLAVGEEWSQDLHSSGRTDLKYSYRFVCDEHYYGEGCSVFCRPRDDAFGHFTCGERGEKVCNPGWKGQYCTEPICLPGCDEQHGFCDKPGECKCRVGWQGRYCDECIRYPGCLHGTCQQPWQCNCQEGWGGLFCNQDLNYCTHHKPCKNGATCTNTGQGSYTCSCRPGYTGSNCEIEINECDANPCKNGGSCTDLENSYSCTCPPGFYGKNCELSAMTCADGPCFNGGRCTDNPDGGYSCRCPLGYSGFNCEKKIDYCSSSPCANGAQCVDLGNSYICQCQAGFTGRHCDDNVDDCASFPCVNGGTCQDGINDYSCTCPPGYNGKNCSTPVSRCEHNPCHNGATCHERNNRYVCECARGYGGLNCQFLLPEPPQGPVIVDFTEKYTEGQNSQFPWIAVCAGIILVLMLLLGCAAVVVCVRLRVQKRHHQPDACRSETETMNNLANCQREKDISISVIGATQIKNTNKKVDFHSDNSDKNGYKVRYPSVDYNLVHELKNEDSVKEEHSKCEAKCETYDSEAEEKSAVQLKSDTSERKRPDSVYSTSKDTKYQSVYVISEEKDECIIATEV; via the exons ATGGGAGGTCGGTTCCTGCTGACGCTCGCCGTCCTCTCGGTGCTGCTGAGCCGCTGCCAG GTCGGCTCCTCCGGGGTCTTCGAGCTGAAGCTGCAGGAGTTTGTCAATAAgaaggggctgctcagcaaCCGCAATTGCTGccgcgggggcggccccggcgccgGCGGGCTCCAGCAGTGCGACTGCAAGACCTTCTTCCGCGTCTGCCTCAAGCACTACCAGGCCAGCGTGTCCCCCGAGCCGCCCTGCACCTACGGCAGCGCCATCACCCCCGTCCTCGGAGCCAACTCCTTCAGCGTCCCCGACGGCGCGGGCGGTGCCGACCCCGCCTTCAGCAATCCCATCCGCTTCCCCTTCGGCTTCACCTGGCCC GGCACCTTCTCGCTCATCATTGAGGCTCTGCATACGGACTCACCTGATGACCTCACCACCG AGAACCCTGAGCGCCTCATCAGCCGCCTGGCCACCCAGAGACACTTGGCAGTGGGTGAAGAGTGGTCCCAGGACCTGCACAGCAGCGGCCGCACCGACCTCAAGTACTCCTATCGCTTCGTGTGCGACGAGCACTACTATGGAGAAGGCTGCTCCGTCTTCTGCCGGCCCCGGGATGATGCCTTTGGTCACTTCACCTGTGGAGAGCGTGGCGAGAAAGTCTGCAACCCGGGCTGGAAAGGCCAGTACTGCACTGAGC CGATTTGTTTGCCTGGATGTGACGAGCAGCATGGCTTTTGCGACAAGCCGGGGGAATGCAA atgcagAGTAGGATGGCAGGGGCGATATTGTGATGAGTGCATCCGATACCCAGGCTGCCTTCACGGTACCTGCCAGCAGCCGTGGCAGTGCAACTGCCAGGAAGGCTGGGGTGGCCTTTTCTGCAACCAGG ACCTGAACTACTGCACCCACCACAAGCCCTGCAAGAATGGTGCCACGTGCACCAACACTGGTCAGGGGAGCTACACTTGTTCGTGCCGACCTGGGTATACAGGCTCCAACTGTGAGATTGAAATCAATGAATGTGACGCCAACCCTTGCAAGAATGGTGGAAGCTGCACT GATCTGGAGAACAGCTATTCCTGTACCTGCCCCCCGGGCTTCTATGGGAAGAACTGTGAGCTGAGCGCGATGACTTGTGCAGACGGGCCGTGCTTCAACGGTGGGCGCTGCACCGACAACCCTGACGGGGGCTACAGCTGCCGCTGCCCACTGGGTTATTCTGGCTTcaactgtgaaaagaaaatcGACTACTGCAGTTCCAGCCCTTGTGCTAATG GAGCCCAGTGTGTCGATCTGGGGAACTCCTATAtctgccagtgccaggctggcttCACTGGGAGGCACTGCGATGACAACGTGGACGACTGTGCCTCCTTCCCCTGTGTCAACGGAGGGACCTGCCAGGATGGCATCAATGACTACTCCTGCACCTGCCCCCCAGGATACAACGGGAAGAACTGCAGCACCCCGGTGAGCAGATGCGAGCACAACCCTTGCCACAATGGGGCCACCTGCCACGAAAGAAACAACCGCTATGTCTGTGAGTGTGCCCGGGGCTACGGCGGGCTCAACTGCCAGTTCCTGCTCCCCGAGCCGCCGCAGGGACCCGTCATCGTGGACTTCACTGAAAAGTACACCGAAGGCCAGAACTCCCAGTTCCCCTGGATCGCCGTCTGCGCTGGGATTATTCTGGTCctcatgctgctgctggggtgtgCTGCTGTGGTCGTGTGTGTCAGGCTCAGAGTGCAGAAGAGGCACCACCAGCCTGATGCCTGCAGGAGTGAGACCGAGACTATGAATAACCTGGCAAACTGCCAGCGCGAGAAGGACATTTCCATAAGTGTCATTGGTGCCACTCAgattaaaaacacaaacaagaaaGTAGACTTTCACAGCGATAACTCTGATAAAAATGGCTACAAAGTCAGATACCCATCAGTGGATTACAATTTGGTGCATGAACTCAAGAATGAGGACTCAGTTAAGGAGGAGCACAGTAAATGTGAAGCCAAGTGTGAAACGTATGATtcagaggcagaggagaaaagTGCAGTACAACTAAAGAG TGATACTTCTGAAAGAAAGCGACCAGATTCAGTATATTCCACTTCAAAGGACACAAAGTACCAGTCGGTGTATGTCATATCAGAAGAGAAAGATGAGTGCATCATAGCAACTGAG gtGTAA